A single window of Arcobacter venerupis DNA harbors:
- a CDS encoding bacteriohemerythrin encodes MTVKLNQDTIIWKSEYNINNFKIDKEHQKLFTIAREAMNVSKLKDDEKVKSKLKDIITKLFDYVGTHFSNEQKYMEEISYPELHNHKLLHKHMLNMLTTLISELSKLELHEIEKSLLNFIEEYFIRHIVLEDKKIQLWNTSLADLKSNFGWKEIYSVGNKEIDKEHKKLFDIAEEAFTEVEPKLRNAKIKEVLTDLYTYMKTHFKHEEKYMSQMNYPLIEEHKVLHHDIIEKINSFVKQLPTIDESVFEKELAKIIDIALVHHIIQEDRKIISWARSNSEIK; translated from the coding sequence ATGACTGTTAAATTAAACCAAGATACAATAATTTGGAAATCAGAATACAATATCAATAATTTTAAGATTGATAAGGAACATCAAAAACTCTTCACCATAGCCAGAGAAGCCATGAATGTTTCTAAACTAAAAGATGATGAAAAAGTAAAAAGTAAACTAAAAGACATTATTACAAAACTTTTTGATTATGTTGGTACTCATTTTTCAAATGAACAAAAATATATGGAAGAAATCTCTTATCCAGAATTGCATAATCACAAACTTCTTCATAAACATATGTTAAATATGCTAACAACATTAATCTCTGAATTAAGTAAATTGGAATTACATGAAATTGAAAAATCTCTTCTTAATTTCATTGAAGAGTATTTTATAAGACATATAGTTTTAGAGGATAAAAAAATCCAACTTTGGAATACTTCACTTGCTGATTTAAAAAGTAATTTTGGTTGGAAAGAGATTTATAGTGTTGGGAATAAAGAGATTGACAAAGAACATAAAAAACTTTTTGATATTGCAGAAGAAGCTTTTACAGAGGTAGAACCAAAGTTAAGAAATGCAAAAATCAAAGAAGTTTTGACTGATTTATACACTTATATGAAAACTCATTTTAAACATGAAGAAAAATATATGTCACAGATGAATTACCCATTAATTGAAGAGCATAAAGTTTTACATCATGACATTATTGAAAAGATAAATAGCTTTGTAAAACAGTTACCAACAATAGATGAAAGTGTCTTTGAAAAAGAGTTAGCAAAGATAATTGATATAGCTTTAGTTCATCATATAATCCAAGAAGATAGGAAAATTATATCTTGGGCAAGGTCAAATTCCGAGATAAAATGA
- a CDS encoding HepT-like ribonuclease domain-containing protein, whose protein sequence is MDKSTTIELIDFILESIRLINRRFKSIKSSDDFLDSDEGLDKLDAISMRIQAIGEALKNLYKRENELLLKVADKNYWSRIIKTRDFISHHYVDIDSETVFDICSNELQELEIKVGEIRGYLK, encoded by the coding sequence ATGGATAAATCAACAACTATTGAACTAATTGATTTTATTCTAGAAAGTATTAGACTTATAAATAGAAGATTTAAAAGCATAAAATCGAGCGATGATTTTTTAGATTCGGATGAAGGACTTGATAAATTAGATGCTATTTCTATGAGAATCCAAGCTATTGGTGAAGCTTTAAAGAATTTGTATAAAAGAGAAAATGAACTTCTTTTAAAAGTAGCAGATAAAAACTATTGGAGTAGAATCATAAAAACAAGAGATTTTATATCTCATCATTATGTTGATATTGATTCTGAAACAGTTTTTGATATTTGTTCAAATGAACTACAAGAATTAGAAATAAAAGTTGGAGAAATTAGAGGTTATTTAAAATAA
- a CDS encoding nucleotidyltransferase family protein, giving the protein MTKNDILEKLTQEKSYIQNTFEVDKIGLFGSYAKDKQTENSDIDIYVEFKNKTFKNISGLWVFLEELYNKKIDLMHKHKRSNGAIFDKIQKEVIYG; this is encoded by the coding sequence ATGACAAAAAATGATATTTTAGAAAAACTAACTCAAGAAAAAAGTTATATCCAAAATACTTTTGAAGTTGATAAAATAGGACTATTTGGAAGTTATGCAAAAGATAAACAAACTGAAAATAGTGATATTGATATTTATGTAGAGTTTAAAAATAAAACATTTAAAAATATCTCAGGATTATGGGTATTTTTAGAAGAACTTTATAATAAAAAAATCGATTTAATGCACAAACACAAAAGAAGTAATGGTGCGATTTTTGACAAAATCCAAAAAGAAGTAATTTATGGATAA
- a CDS encoding NAD(P)/FAD-dependent oxidoreductase: MKIAIIGAGAAGIIAAITAKRLNKNLQIDLFDANKGIGKKILASGNGRCNISNNQITSKNYLGENPDFTSFALKEFDFKAFEKFCKSIGLLLDIKPSGKVYPLSNEAKSVTNLLELALKELGVNIYLESMITDIEKVEDKFNIKTQENEYKAYDKVLISNGLGAAPQLNANESGLDFASKFGHSFNPTYPSLVGLKTDNTYNGKLQGVKKECNVSLYVNGNLEQEIFGDVLFTSYGVSGFAILDISQLAVLNLSQYQDVKIAINFFPKINRNDLGDQIQTLFKTIPSQKAVDIITGMVSNKIAPVLLDICKINIDTKAADVNAKQIKALAYQLNQWKLKIIDTQGFGHAEASGGGVRTAEVDNKTYESKLCKGLFFAGEVLDIVGNRGGFNLQFAWASGYLVGKSLGK, from the coding sequence TTGAAAATAGCAATAATAGGAGCAGGAGCAGCGGGAATAATTGCCGCCATTACTGCCAAAAGATTAAACAAAAATTTACAAATAGATTTATTTGATGCAAACAAAGGTATAGGTAAAAAGATACTAGCCAGTGGAAATGGAAGATGTAATATCTCAAACAATCAAATAACTTCAAAAAACTATCTAGGAGAAAATCCAGACTTTACAAGTTTTGCACTAAAAGAGTTTGATTTCAAAGCCTTTGAAAAGTTTTGCAAAAGTATTGGCCTTTTACTTGATATAAAACCAAGTGGAAAAGTATATCCTTTATCAAATGAAGCAAAATCAGTAACTAATCTTTTGGAGTTAGCATTAAAAGAGTTAGGTGTGAATATATATTTAGAATCAATGATAACAGACATTGAAAAAGTAGAAGATAAGTTTAATATCAAAACTCAAGAAAATGAATATAAAGCATATGATAAAGTACTAATCTCAAATGGTTTAGGAGCAGCTCCACAACTAAATGCAAACGAAAGCGGTTTAGACTTCGCCTCAAAATTTGGACACAGTTTCAATCCAACTTATCCTTCCCTTGTAGGACTTAAAACTGATAATACCTATAATGGAAAACTTCAAGGTGTAAAAAAAGAGTGTAATGTAAGCCTATATGTAAATGGAAATTTAGAGCAAGAGATTTTTGGAGATGTATTATTCACAAGTTATGGAGTTTCAGGATTCGCAATTTTAGATATATCACAACTGGCAGTTTTAAACCTAAGCCAATACCAAGATGTAAAAATAGCAATAAACTTCTTCCCAAAAATAAACAGAAATGATCTAGGCGACCAAATCCAAACACTTTTCAAAACTATCCCAAGTCAAAAAGCCGTAGATATAATAACAGGAATGGTATCAAATAAAATAGCACCAGTATTATTAGATATTTGTAAAATCAACATAGATACAAAAGCTGCTGATGTAAACGCAAAACAAATCAAAGCCTTAGCCTATCAATTAAACCAATGGAAACTAAAAATAATAGACACCCAAGGTTTCGGACACGCAGAAGCCAGTGGCGGAGGAGTAAGAACCGCTGAGGTAGATAATAAAACTTATGAGAGTAAGTTATGTAAAGGTCTGTTTTTTGCAGGAGAAGTTTTAGATATAGTAGGAAATAGGGGAGGTTTTAATCTTCAATTTGCGTGGGCGAGTGGTTACTTGGTTGGGAAAAGCTTGGGAAAGTAA
- a CDS encoding AAA family ATPase, with translation MNPQKIKRSVEHLCERKVPIFLWGPPGIGKSSIIAQIAKEKGIACIDLRLSLLDPTDLRGIPFFDAVNQTAIWAPASFLPDGSIKEGILFLDELNTAAPMVQASAYQLILDRKIGEYTLPDGWSIVAAGNRESDRGVVFRMAAPLANRFIHLDMEVSVDDWRAWAINNNIDLSIISFISYRPDALFTFNTQSDTKAFATPRTWHYVNEVLLSTPEDDLIMALISGAIGEELAASFLGFKAVIKDLPNIDGILDGTEKEFPTDTSALHILCTALAIRISEDTRTKELENLLNYSLNLPGEFSVMIIQDLRQRSIELDYLKSWPLWMKKFNTLLR, from the coding sequence ATGAATCCACAGAAAATAAAACGCTCAGTAGAACACCTATGTGAAAGAAAAGTACCTATATTCTTATGGGGACCTCCTGGTATTGGAAAATCTTCAATCATTGCTCAAATTGCAAAGGAAAAAGGAATAGCTTGTATAGATTTAAGACTATCACTTCTTGACCCTACAGATTTAAGAGGAATTCCATTTTTTGATGCAGTTAATCAAACAGCTATTTGGGCACCAGCTTCATTCTTACCAGATGGTAGTATTAAAGAGGGAATTCTATTTTTAGATGAATTAAATACAGCAGCTCCAATGGTTCAAGCTTCTGCTTATCAGTTGATTCTTGATAGAAAAATCGGGGAATACACTCTTCCTGATGGTTGGTCAATAGTTGCCGCTGGAAATAGAGAAAGTGATAGAGGTGTAGTTTTTAGAATGGCAGCACCACTTGCAAATAGATTTATTCACCTTGATATGGAAGTAAGTGTTGATGACTGGAGAGCATGGGCAATAAACAATAATATTGATTTATCTATAATCTCATTTATCTCATATAGACCTGATGCTTTGTTTACTTTTAATACTCAAAGTGATACAAAAGCCTTTGCAACTCCTCGAACTTGGCATTATGTAAATGAAGTTCTATTATCAACTCCTGAAGATGATTTGATAATGGCACTAATTAGTGGAGCAATTGGTGAAGAGTTAGCAGCTTCATTTTTAGGATTTAAAGCAGTTATCAAAGATCTTCCAAATATTGATGGAATCCTAGATGGAACTGAAAAAGAGTTTCCAACAGATACTTCTGCTTTACATATACTTTGTACAGCCTTAGCAATTAGAATTTCAGAAGATACAAGAACAAAAGAGTTAGAGAATCTTCTTAATTATTCTCTAAATCTTCCAGGAGAGTTTTCTGTTATGATTATTCAAGATTTAAGACAAAGAAGTATTGAACTTGATTATCTAAAATCTTGGCCATTGTGGATGAAAAAATTCAACACGCTACTTCGTTAA
- a CDS encoding vWA domain-containing protein, protein MNANTLLIKAKSQLTTKYPYFGMLASRLKHEESENIESYASNGVRFLYNPDFINSCTIEELSFILTNCVMHHILSHQQRKLKRKGYLWQLATDYAINNLLFKNGMKMPHGVNYDKKFKNMYAEEIYDFLKKELIESGVDAFDDEKVQQNDEQKNNRDNTQKFRKVKKIQENLDERDEEQWEYASALAKEVSTRKSLMPLGFERLAKKVVAQNIDWKFELYNAINRHMRNNYAFMPPNKKHLYRGFALPSLTSDTLSLIVAIDTSGSIREEILGAFIEEFKAIMQNFPAVNIELLIADAKVHAHYSFRGAEDIEFALKGGGGTDYRPVFEYIDANFPMSSMLLYFTDGDGIFPRIPPSYEVLWALSNKKDRIPFGRALVIF, encoded by the coding sequence ATGAATGCAAACACACTTTTAATCAAAGCCAAAAGCCAACTAACAACTAAATACCCATATTTTGGAATGTTGGCATCAAGATTAAAACATGAAGAGAGTGAAAATATAGAATCTTATGCCAGTAATGGAGTAAGGTTTTTATATAACCCTGATTTTATAAACAGTTGTACAATTGAAGAACTCTCTTTTATTTTGACAAACTGTGTTATGCATCACATTTTATCTCACCAACAAAGAAAACTAAAAAGAAAAGGTTATCTTTGGCAATTAGCAACTGATTATGCAATCAATAATCTTCTTTTTAAAAATGGTATGAAAATGCCCCATGGTGTAAATTATGATAAAAAATTCAAAAATATGTACGCTGAAGAGATTTATGATTTTCTAAAAAAAGAGTTAATTGAGAGTGGAGTTGATGCTTTTGATGATGAAAAGGTTCAGCAAAATGATGAGCAAAAAAACAATAGAGATAATACTCAAAAGTTTAGAAAAGTAAAAAAAATCCAAGAGAACCTAGATGAGCGAGACGAAGAACAATGGGAATACGCAAGCGCACTTGCAAAAGAGGTATCAACTAGAAAATCTCTAATGCCTTTAGGTTTTGAAAGACTTGCAAAAAAAGTAGTAGCCCAAAATATAGATTGGAAGTTTGAACTTTACAATGCCATAAATCGCCACATGAGAAATAACTACGCTTTTATGCCACCAAATAAAAAACATCTTTACAGAGGTTTTGCCCTGCCCTCACTTACAAGTGATACTTTGAGTTTAATAGTTGCCATTGATACATCTGGTTCTATAAGAGAAGAGATTTTAGGAGCATTTATAGAAGAGTTTAAAGCAATTATGCAAAACTTTCCAGCAGTTAATATCGAACTTCTAATAGCAGATGCAAAAGTTCATGCTCACTATAGTTTTAGAGGTGCTGAAGATATAGAGTTTGCCCTAAAAGGTGGAGGAGGAACGGACTATCGACCAGTTTTTGAATACATCGATGCAAACTTCCCAATGTCAAGTATGCTTTTATATTTTACAGATGGAGATGGAATATTCCCAAGAATCCCACCATCTTATGAAGTTCTTTGGGCATTGTCAAATAAAAAAGATAGGATTCCATTTGGTAGAGCTTTGGTGATTTTTTAA
- a CDS encoding efflux RND transporter periplasmic adaptor subunit produces the protein MNNYLTKSCFFISLIGVITIFNGCSEQAEKNTPTKKSAEVGMPQMPQTEVGTYTINQQEITLQQELPGRTVIALNSEIRPQIGGIIERQLFKEGSTVNKGDVLYKVVSSSYEAAYNEAKASYANVLANVKAAKLKDERYKDLLKIDGVSKQEYEDTNVAYLQALASVEEKKAAMQSAKINLEYTQITSPISGHIGISSVTEGALVTAQQETALATVRSLDPIYVDFTQSSVQMLNLKKLLKQENMKEASATVSLKLEDGSIYENKGEFKLQELAVDEATGSVTLRAQFPNPKNILLPGMYVNIIVNEAINTKAILVPQQGVTFDEKGNATAMIVNKNSEVEKLHIVIDRTINDYWLVKDGFNVGDHLIVEGLNKIRVGAKVKDSDITSNFKFDNPKIN, from the coding sequence TTGAATAATTACCTTACAAAAAGTTGTTTTTTTATTAGTTTAATTGGAGTAATCACTATTTTTAATGGTTGTTCTGAACAAGCTGAAAAAAATACACCTACAAAAAAATCAGCAGAAGTTGGAATGCCTCAAATGCCTCAAACTGAAGTAGGCACTTACACAATAAATCAACAAGAAATCACACTACAACAAGAACTTCCAGGAAGAACTGTAATTGCTTTAAACTCAGAAATTCGTCCTCAAATTGGAGGAATAATTGAGCGTCAATTATTTAAAGAGGGTTCAACTGTAAATAAAGGTGATGTTTTATATAAAGTAGTTTCATCAAGTTATGAAGCAGCATATAACGAAGCAAAAGCTTCTTATGCAAATGTTTTAGCAAATGTAAAAGCTGCAAAACTAAAAGATGAAAGATACAAAGATTTACTAAAAATTGATGGTGTTTCAAAACAAGAGTATGAAGATACAAATGTTGCATATTTACAAGCCCTAGCAAGTGTTGAAGAGAAAAAAGCAGCAATGCAAAGTGCTAAAATCAATCTTGAATACACTCAAATCACATCTCCTATTTCTGGACATATTGGAATATCTAGCGTAACAGAAGGAGCATTAGTGACAGCACAACAAGAAACAGCTCTTGCAACTGTTAGGTCTCTTGATCCAATTTATGTGGATTTTACTCAATCAAGTGTTCAAATGTTAAACTTGAAAAAACTTCTTAAACAAGAAAATATGAAAGAAGCAAGTGCAACTGTGAGTCTAAAACTTGAAGATGGTTCAATCTATGAAAATAAGGGAGAATTTAAACTTCAAGAATTAGCAGTTGATGAAGCAACTGGTTCTGTTACATTAAGAGCTCAATTTCCAAATCCAAAAAATATATTATTACCAGGAATGTATGTAAATATTATTGTAAATGAAGCTATTAATACAAAAGCTATTTTAGTTCCTCAACAAGGTGTTACTTTTGATGAAAAAGGAAATGCAACAGCAATGATTGTAAATAAAAATTCAGAAGTTGAAAAACTCCATATTGTAATAGATAGAACAATAAACGACTATTGGTTAGTAAAAGATGGATTTAATGTTGGTGACCACTTAATTGTTGAGGGTCTAAATAAAATCCGAGTTGGTGCAAAAGTTAAAGATAGTGATATTACATCAAACTTCAAATTTGATAACCCTAAAATAAACTAA
- a CDS encoding efflux RND transporter permease subunit gives MGTFFINRPIFAWVISIVIMLGGLASIFNLPVAQYPDIAPPTIKISTTYTGASAETVENSVTQLLEQQLTGLDGLLYFTSSSTSSGSVTINVSFEQGTNPDTAQVQVQNKISQVTTRLPNSVQEEGVNVTKSQTDFLMIAALYDETDKATASDISDYLVSNIQDSVARSEGVGSIQVFGSQYAMRIWLDPSKLLAYKLMPSDVQTAITTQNVQVSAGKIGAMPTLENQQLNATVTAESKLQTPEQFKNIILKHDTNGALVRLSDVARVEIGNESYNNITRLNGHPASGLAVMLSSGANALSTAKKVRALLSELQHNMPDGYKIAYPIDSTKFISISINEVVKTLIEAILLVVLVVFIFLQNWRATIIPAVAVPVVLLGTFGVLQIFGYSINTLTMFGMVLSIGLLVDDAIVVIENVERIMREKGLSAHDATVESMKEVSTVLIGIAIVLSAVFLPMAFFDGSTGVIYRQFSITIVSSMILSVIVALTLTPALCASLLTEKHQEKTTGFFYWFNNTFESITKKYEQKVLGILKKPIRWMFLYLIIIVSMSFLIYRLPTSFLPLEDQGEVMAQISLPQGASVKRTNEITRKVEDHFLTNEKNNTESIFTISGFNFSGSGQNAGMAFISLKDWDSRVDEKDSASEIVNRTNKQLFTTRDAMIFALNPPAIRGLGNTNGFTFQLQANAGTSRDDLKQMRDSLLSGASTDSMLTGVRLGSMEETPQLHIDIDHEKAVSLGLELSDIDSTLNAAWAGSYVNDFIDRGRVKKVYIQGDSAFRSAPEDINKWYVRASDNESMTPFSTFATTKWTFGPESLSRYNGLASYEIQGAGAQGVSSGTAMNEMEKLANELPKGSSFAWSGLSYQEHLSSGQSTLLYSISILFVFLCLAALYESWSIPFSVLLVIPLGIIGAVLITTIRGLDNDVYFQVALLTVIGLSSKNAILIVEFVEVAYKNGHSLMDAAVEGARLRLRPILMTSLAFIVGVLPLAVSTGAGANSRIAIGTGIVGGTLTATILGVFMIPLFYVLISSIFRKKGKVKNENK, from the coding sequence ATGGGTACTTTTTTTATAAACAGACCCATCTTTGCTTGGGTTATTTCAATCGTTATCATGTTAGGTGGATTAGCTTCTATATTTAATCTACCTGTTGCTCAATATCCTGATATTGCGCCCCCAACAATAAAAATTTCAACTACTTATACAGGAGCATCTGCTGAGACTGTTGAAAATAGTGTTACTCAATTATTGGAACAACAATTAACTGGATTAGATGGTTTATTATATTTCACATCTTCTAGTACTTCTTCTGGTAGTGTTACTATTAATGTATCTTTTGAACAAGGAACAAATCCAGATACAGCACAAGTTCAAGTTCAAAATAAAATCTCTCAAGTAACAACTAGATTACCAAACTCTGTACAAGAAGAAGGAGTTAATGTTACTAAATCTCAAACAGATTTCTTAATGATTGCTGCTTTGTATGATGAAACAGATAAAGCAACTGCATCTGATATTTCTGATTATTTAGTAAGTAATATTCAAGATTCAGTAGCAAGAAGTGAAGGAGTTGGAAGTATCCAAGTTTTTGGTTCACAATATGCAATGCGTATTTGGTTAGATCCTTCAAAACTTTTAGCATACAAACTTATGCCCTCAGATGTACAAACAGCAATTACAACTCAAAATGTTCAAGTATCAGCTGGTAAAATAGGGGCAATGCCTACCTTAGAAAATCAACAACTAAATGCAACCGTAACTGCTGAATCTAAATTACAAACTCCTGAACAATTTAAAAATATCATACTAAAACATGATACAAATGGAGCATTAGTTCGTCTTTCAGATGTAGCAAGAGTTGAAATAGGAAATGAATCTTATAATAATATAACTAGATTAAATGGTCACCCTGCTTCTGGACTTGCAGTTATGTTATCGTCAGGTGCAAATGCCCTATCAACTGCAAAAAAAGTTAGAGCATTATTAAGTGAATTACAACATAATATGCCAGATGGTTATAAAATTGCATATCCTATTGATAGTACGAAATTTATTAGTATTTCTATAAATGAAGTAGTAAAAACTCTAATTGAAGCTATTTTATTAGTTGTTCTTGTAGTATTTATCTTTTTACAAAATTGGCGAGCTACTATTATTCCAGCAGTTGCTGTTCCAGTTGTTCTTTTAGGAACATTTGGAGTACTTCAAATTTTTGGATACTCAATAAATACCTTAACAATGTTTGGTATGGTTTTATCCATTGGTTTGTTGGTTGATGATGCAATTGTTGTAATTGAAAATGTTGAAAGGATTATGAGAGAAAAAGGTCTTTCTGCACATGATGCAACTGTAGAATCTATGAAAGAAGTAAGTACAGTATTAATAGGAATTGCTATTGTTCTTTCTGCTGTTTTCTTACCAATGGCATTTTTTGATGGTTCAACTGGTGTTATTTATCGACAATTCTCTATTACAATTGTATCTTCAATGATTCTTTCTGTAATTGTGGCTTTAACTTTAACACCAGCATTATGTGCCTCACTATTAACTGAAAAGCACCAAGAAAAAACTACTGGTTTTTTCTATTGGTTTAATAATACTTTTGAATCTATTACAAAAAAATATGAACAAAAAGTTCTAGGTATCTTAAAAAAACCTATAAGATGGATGTTTTTATATTTAATAATTATAGTATCAATGTCATTTTTAATATACAGACTTCCTACAAGTTTTTTACCCCTTGAAGATCAAGGTGAAGTAATGGCTCAAATATCATTACCACAAGGTGCATCAGTAAAAAGAACAAACGAAATCACAAGAAAAGTAGAAGATCATTTTTTAACTAATGAAAAAAACAATACAGAATCTATTTTTACAATTTCAGGATTTAATTTTAGTGGAAGTGGACAAAATGCAGGAATGGCTTTTATTTCTTTAAAAGATTGGGATTCAAGAGTTGATGAAAAAGATAGTGCATCAGAAATAGTAAATCGAACAAATAAACAATTATTTACAACAAGAGATGCTATGATTTTTGCTTTAAACCCTCCTGCTATTAGAGGATTAGGAAATACAAACGGATTCACTTTTCAACTTCAAGCAAATGCAGGAACTTCTAGAGATGATTTAAAACAAATGAGAGATTCATTATTAAGTGGTGCTTCAACTGACTCTATGTTAACAGGTGTTAGATTAGGAAGTATGGAAGAAACTCCCCAATTACATATAGATATTGACCATGAAAAAGCTGTTTCTTTAGGTCTTGAATTATCAGATATTGACTCAACATTAAATGCCGCATGGGCAGGAAGTTATGTAAATGACTTTATTGATAGAGGTAGAGTAAAAAAAGTATATATTCAAGGTGATTCAGCATTCCGTTCTGCTCCTGAAGATATTAATAAGTGGTATGTAAGAGCTAGTGATAATGAGAGTATGACTCCTTTTTCAACTTTTGCTACTACAAAATGGACTTTTGGACCAGAGAGTCTTTCAAGATATAATGGTTTAGCTTCTTATGAAATACAAGGGGCAGGTGCGCAAGGGGTTAGTTCTGGAACTGCTATGAATGAGATGGAAAAATTAGCAAATGAACTTCCAAAAGGTTCTAGTTTTGCATGGAGTGGATTATCATATCAAGAGCATCTTTCAAGTGGACAAAGTACACTTTTATACTCAATTTCTATTTTATTTGTTTTCTTATGTCTTGCTGCTTTATATGAGAGTTGGTCAATTCCTTTTTCTGTTTTATTAGTTATTCCTCTAGGGATTATTGGAGCTGTTTTGATTACAACTATTAGAGGATTAGATAATGATGTTTATTTCCAAGTTGCCTTATTAACTGTAATTGGACTATCCTCTAAAAATGCAATTTTGATTGTCGAGTTCGTTGAAGTCGCCTATAAAAATGGCCACTCTTTAATGGATGCTGCTGTCGAGGGTGCAAGATTAAGATTAAGACCTATTTTAATGACTTCATTAGCCTTTATAGTTGGGGTTTTACCCCTTGCTGTTTCAACAGGAGCTGGAGCAAATAGTAGAATTGCAATTGGAACAGGAATTGTTGGAGGAACACTAACAGCCACTATTCTTGGGGTATTTATGATTCCACTATTTTATGTTTTAATAAGTTCAATATTTAGAAAAAAAGGTAAAGTAAAAAATGAAAACAAATAA
- a CDS encoding efflux transporter outer membrane subunit, which translates to MKTNKIIHISISLTLSMFLSACSLIDSKYEQPAAPIPVNWPKGEAYKVETSNISEPLLWENMILDEKLKEVIKISLNQNRTLKQAIANIQSARATYKVQNASEFPTINGEVSGNKSKSLNSSSSNNSTNISESYNANVGLSSYELDFFGKARNLSQADFESYLSVKENERTTRITIIAEVTNAWLTMAADKSLLNFAQETAVNSKKNLDIIQARIKAGVDSKVALYDAQTIYFQALADIEKYKTQVAQDLNALNLSVGENLKEELLPTGLDENAQYFTAIPVGLSSNVLLNRPDILAAEHDLKAANANISVARAAYFPSISITTTAGVASSALSNLFSGGAASVWSFAPNISLPIFDWGSKEASLDYAKSQRDLYIAKYELAIQTAFSEVSDALARYGTIENQLSAQENLVNASKNSYFLSEKRYKAGIDTYLNALTAQRNLYSVEQDLISLRLTKINNRVTLYRVLANDVE; encoded by the coding sequence ATGAAAACAAATAAAATAATTCATATATCTATCTCACTTACTTTATCAATGTTTTTAAGTGCTTGTAGTTTAATAGATTCTAAATATGAACAACCAGCTGCTCCAATTCCAGTTAATTGGCCAAAAGGAGAAGCATATAAAGTTGAAACTTCAAATATAAGTGAGCCTCTTTTATGGGAAAATATGATTTTAGATGAGAAATTAAAAGAAGTTATAAAAATATCACTTAATCAAAATCGAACACTTAAACAAGCAATAGCAAATATACAATCAGCAAGAGCAACTTACAAAGTACAAAATGCTTCTGAATTTCCAACAATAAATGGGGAAGTTTCTGGAAATAAATCTAAATCTTTGAATAGTTCATCTTCAAATAATTCTACAAATATCTCTGAAAGTTACAATGCAAATGTAGGATTAAGTTCTTACGAATTGGATTTTTTCGGAAAGGCTAGAAATTTATCACAAGCTGATTTTGAAAGTTACTTATCAGTAAAAGAAAATGAAAGAACAACTCGTATTACGATTATTGCAGAAGTTACAAATGCTTGGCTAACAATGGCAGCTGATAAAAGTTTACTAAATTTTGCACAAGAGACTGCTGTTAATAGCAAAAAAAATCTAGATATTATCCAAGCTAGAATAAAAGCAGGTGTTGATTCAAAAGTTGCACTTTATGATGCCCAAACTATATATTTTCAAGCATTAGCAGACATTGAAAAATATAAAACACAAGTAGCCCAAGATTTAAATGCACTTAACTTATCTGTAGGTGAAAATCTTAAAGAAGAGTTACTTCCTACTGGATTAGATGAAAATGCACAATATTTTACTGCAATTCCCGTTGGATTATCTTCAAATGTTTTATTAAATCGTCCAGATATTTTAGCTGCTGAACATGATTTAAAAGCTGCAAATGCAAATATAAGTGTAGCACGAGCTGCATATTTTCCCTCAATTTCGATTACTACAACAGCAGGAGTTGCAAGTTCTGCTTTAAGTAATCTTTTTAGTGGAGGAGCTGCTTCTGTTTGGAGTTTTGCTCCAAATATCTCTTTACCAATTTTTGATTGGGGTTCAAAAGAGGCTTCACTTGATTATGCAAAATCTCAAAGGGATTTATATATTGCAAAATATGAATTAGCAATTCAAACTGCCTTTAGTGAAGTATCAGATGCCCTTGCAAGATATGGAACAATAGAGAATCAATTAAGCGCTCAAGAAAATCTAGTTAATGCTTCTAAAAATAGCTATTTTCTTTCTGAAAAACGTTATAAAGCAGGTATTGATACATACTTAAATGCTTTAACAGCACAAAGAAATTTATATAGTGTAGAACAAGATTTAATCTCTTTACGTTTAACAAAAATTAATAATCGTGTAACTTTATATAGAGTTTTAGCAAACGATGTTGAATAA